From the genome of Devriesea agamarum, one region includes:
- a CDS encoding glycosyltransferase family 4 protein, with the protein MSLLRRHLARHLRKRRRASLTGASSFSRRLITRRSAATSRRASSGSSQSPLTSHESRTAPAGHCPAQTHQNLSDPVTICQYTGLLRLLDASGLGVAVKHQRETYRRLGVRLTESPLRCDAVHLNSVFPDSVLVGWLARRLGRPVVVHAHSTEEDFRGSFRGSDLLAPLFRHWIRFVYSQADLLLTPTEYSKRLVTAYGVRRPVAAISNGIDTDTFAPDPAAGQRFRERYGLRGDDRVVVSVGHYFARKGIIEFVEVARQLPDVHFVWFGSTPRSVLTPDVAHAIDTAPTNVLFPGFVPADQIRDAFCGADAFCFLTREETEGIVVLEALACETPVIVRDIPVYEGWLSPDATDKIDASDYPAIAAQAAQSLRSIFALTPDQRAARVARGRGIAADRSLDAVAQRLASLLESVGVPTLSHIPERAQPPMPTRRSEHTGKTRLSRIKGLHRGPHRGHTAGDKKRGPLSHVMRTPQGDSDNTGGSDRDNEW; encoded by the coding sequence ATGAGCCTCCTGCGCCGACACCTAGCGCGGCACCTACGAAAGCGCAGGCGCGCATCCTTAACCGGTGCATCCAGCTTCTCGCGTCGGCTGATAACTCGGCGCTCCGCGGCAACCTCCCGTCGAGCCTCGTCAGGGTCCAGCCAGTCTCCTTTAACGTCACACGAGTCTCGGACAGCACCGGCCGGTCACTGCCCTGCACAGACCCACCAGAACCTGTCTGATCCAGTCACGATCTGTCAGTACACGGGTCTGTTGCGGCTGCTAGATGCAAGCGGCCTTGGGGTGGCGGTCAAACACCAGCGCGAAACCTACCGCCGTCTGGGGGTTCGCCTCACCGAGTCACCTCTGCGCTGCGATGCAGTCCACCTGAACTCTGTGTTTCCGGATTCGGTGCTGGTCGGGTGGCTTGCGCGACGGCTAGGTCGTCCGGTGGTGGTTCACGCCCACTCGACCGAGGAAGATTTCCGTGGTTCGTTTCGCGGCTCTGACCTTCTCGCCCCGTTGTTTCGCCACTGGATTCGCTTCGTGTATTCCCAGGCCGACCTTCTGCTCACCCCAACCGAGTATTCAAAGCGCCTGGTGACGGCGTACGGGGTGCGCAGACCCGTGGCCGCGATCTCCAACGGCATTGATACCGACACTTTCGCACCCGATCCCGCCGCCGGGCAGCGTTTCCGCGAACGCTACGGCTTGAGGGGTGATGATCGGGTCGTCGTCAGCGTTGGTCACTATTTTGCGCGCAAAGGCATTATCGAGTTCGTCGAGGTTGCCCGCCAACTGCCCGATGTTCACTTTGTGTGGTTCGGTTCGACACCCCGGTCCGTTCTCACCCCGGATGTCGCCCACGCAATAGATACCGCGCCGACGAATGTTCTATTCCCCGGCTTTGTGCCCGCCGACCAGATTCGCGATGCTTTTTGTGGGGCCGACGCATTTTGTTTTCTCACCCGGGAAGAGACCGAAGGCATTGTGGTGCTGGAGGCGCTGGCGTGTGAAACTCCGGTGATCGTACGAGACATCCCGGTCTATGAGGGCTGGCTGAGCCCGGACGCCACGGACAAAATCGATGCCAGCGATTACCCGGCTATTGCGGCGCAGGCTGCGCAGTCCCTCCGTTCGATCTTTGCTCTTACCCCTGATCAGCGTGCGGCACGGGTGGCCCGCGGTCGCGGTATTGCCGCTGACCGGAGCCTCGACGCGGTGGCGCAGCGACTCGCGTCACTTCTGGAGTCCGTTGGGGTGCCGACGCTGAGCCATATCCCGGAGCGCGCTCAACCGCCGATGCCCACCCGGCGGTCAGAGCACACCGGCAAAACCAGGCTCAGCCGTATCAAGGGACTTCACCGAGGGCCACACCGTGGCCACACTGCAGGTGATAAAAAACGCGGCCCTTTATCTCACGTCATGCGGACACCGCAGGGAGATAGCGACAATACTGGGGGTAGCGACCGTGACAATGAATGGTGA
- a CDS encoding glycosyltransferase family 4 protein, translating to MSEQTAPGSQPPLRIAIFTEVFLPKVDGVVTTLLHTIDELTAAGHEVLVFAPGKGPDHYGSCRVVRVRALPFRPWYPEISVGMPGPTISREFMRFQPDVVHACSPVWLAAYGVLYARRRHTPIVASYHTDIPRYMDALGLKYLRPAATAWLRRLHNSADVNLCPSRPLIDEARAGGLNRVSLWPGAVDTALFHPTRRCQEMRARLTNGDVDRPVVLSVGRLSKEKGLDQLITTMEMLPHARIAFVGSGPHETQLKHRFAHLPATFLGHMSGIELATAFASADVFAFPSCTDTLGLVSLESMASGVPVVGCRAGGIPDTIRDGETGFLVDPHDPHQMAARLGVILDNPGIRDRMGAAARLDAEKRSWSLATATLLSAYRTAIARQRVGTVTDLMRTFDTVEAA from the coding sequence ATGAGTGAACAGACCGCGCCGGGTTCTCAGCCTCCGTTGCGCATCGCCATCTTCACAGAGGTTTTCTTGCCCAAAGTCGACGGCGTTGTGACAACTCTGTTGCACACTATTGATGAACTGACAGCTGCCGGCCACGAAGTTCTCGTGTTTGCCCCGGGTAAAGGTCCGGATCATTACGGCTCATGTCGAGTGGTGCGCGTGCGTGCGCTACCATTCCGACCCTGGTACCCAGAAATCTCGGTCGGGATGCCGGGGCCGACAATCTCTCGGGAGTTCATGCGTTTCCAGCCGGACGTCGTGCACGCATGCAGCCCGGTATGGCTCGCTGCCTACGGAGTTTTGTATGCCCGACGCCGTCACACCCCGATCGTAGCCTCGTACCACACCGATATTCCCCGGTACATGGATGCCCTGGGGCTTAAGTACCTGCGCCCGGCGGCAACCGCTTGGCTTCGACGTCTACACAACAGCGCAGACGTCAACCTGTGCCCGTCCCGGCCCCTCATTGACGAAGCCCGCGCCGGGGGACTTAACCGGGTCAGTCTGTGGCCCGGTGCTGTGGACACCGCCCTATTTCACCCGACGCGCCGCTGCCAGGAGATGCGGGCCCGGCTCACCAATGGCGACGTTGATCGGCCTGTGGTGTTGTCTGTTGGCCGTCTATCTAAAGAAAAAGGGCTGGATCAGCTGATCACCACGATGGAGATGCTGCCGCACGCCCGGATCGCGTTCGTGGGCAGCGGCCCGCACGAAACGCAGCTGAAGCATCGGTTTGCTCACCTTCCGGCCACGTTCCTCGGTCACATGAGCGGCATCGAACTCGCTACGGCATTCGCCAGCGCAGATGTGTTCGCGTTCCCGTCGTGCACCGACACACTCGGACTGGTGTCGTTGGAGTCGATGGCTTCGGGTGTGCCTGTTGTCGGGTGCCGGGCCGGAGGTATTCCCGACACGATTCGTGACGGCGAAACAGGTTTTCTAGTTGATCCACATGACCCTCACCAGATGGCTGCCCGCCTCGGAGTGATCCTCGATAATCCGGGAATTCGCGACCGGATGGGGGCTGCTGCCCGCCTGGATGCAGAGAAGCGGTCGTGGTCACTGGCAACTGCCACCCTGCTGTCGGCCTATCGCACCGCCATTGCGCGGCAACGGGTCGGAACCGTTACTGACCTGATGCGCACCTTCGACACGGTCGAAGCCGCCTAA
- the groL gene encoding chaperonin GroEL (60 kDa chaperone family; promotes refolding of misfolded polypeptides especially under stressful conditions; forms two stacked rings of heptamers to form a barrel-shaped 14mer; ends can be capped by GroES; misfolded proteins enter the barrel where they are refolded when GroES binds) produces the protein MAKIISFHEEARRGLERGMNSLADAVKVTLGPKGRNVVLEKKWGAPTITNDGVSIAKEIELEDPYEKIGAELVKEVAKKTDDIAGDGTTTATVLAQALVREGLRNVAAGTNPIALKRGIDKAVTAVTDKLLDQAVEVETKEQIANTAAISAADPAIGELIAEALDKVGKEGVITVEESNTMGLELELTEGMRFDKGYISGYFVTDAERQEVVLEDPYILLVNSKISTLKDLVPLLEKVIKSSKPLAIIAEDIEGEALALLIMNKLRGSFKSVAVKAPGFGDRRKAMLQDMAILTGGQVISEEVGLNLESAGLEMLGQARKVVVTKDETTIVEGAGDADQIAGRVSQIRKEIENSDSDYDREKLQERLAKLAGGVAVIKAGAATEVELKERKHRIEDAVRNAKAAVEEGIVAGGGVALLQAGKEVFGSLSLEGDEATGANIVKVAIEAPLKQIAVNAGLEGGVVAEKVKGLPVGEGLNAATGEYENLIGAGIIDPVKVTRSALQNAASIAGLFLTTEAVVADKPEPPKPAAGGEDMGMGGMGGMM, from the coding sequence ATGGCCAAGATCATCTCTTTCCACGAGGAGGCCCGGCGCGGCCTTGAGCGAGGCATGAACTCGCTTGCGGACGCCGTCAAGGTCACCCTCGGCCCCAAGGGCCGTAACGTCGTGCTGGAGAAGAAGTGGGGAGCCCCCACCATCACCAACGACGGCGTCTCGATCGCTAAGGAGATCGAGCTCGAAGATCCGTACGAGAAAATCGGTGCGGAGCTCGTCAAAGAGGTCGCTAAGAAGACCGACGACATCGCGGGCGACGGCACCACCACCGCTACCGTGCTGGCTCAGGCCCTGGTGCGCGAAGGTCTGCGCAACGTGGCCGCTGGCACGAACCCGATCGCGCTCAAGCGCGGTATTGACAAGGCAGTTACCGCTGTCACCGATAAGCTCCTGGATCAGGCCGTTGAGGTTGAGACCAAAGAGCAGATCGCGAACACCGCAGCCATTTCCGCAGCTGATCCGGCCATTGGTGAGCTCATCGCCGAGGCGCTGGACAAGGTTGGCAAGGAAGGCGTCATCACCGTCGAGGAATCCAACACCATGGGCCTCGAGCTGGAGCTGACCGAGGGCATGCGTTTCGACAAGGGCTACATCTCGGGCTACTTCGTCACCGATGCGGAGCGTCAGGAGGTCGTCTTGGAGGATCCCTACATCCTCCTGGTGAACTCCAAGATCTCCACCCTGAAGGACCTTGTCCCGCTGCTGGAGAAGGTCATCAAGTCGAGCAAGCCGCTGGCGATCATCGCCGAGGACATCGAGGGTGAAGCTCTCGCCTTGCTCATCATGAACAAACTGCGTGGATCCTTCAAATCGGTCGCCGTGAAGGCTCCCGGATTCGGCGATCGTCGTAAGGCGATGCTGCAGGACATGGCGATCCTCACCGGTGGCCAGGTCATCTCCGAAGAGGTTGGTCTCAATCTGGAGAGCGCCGGTCTGGAAATGCTCGGCCAGGCACGCAAGGTTGTTGTCACCAAAGACGAAACCACCATCGTTGAGGGTGCGGGTGACGCCGACCAGATCGCCGGACGCGTCTCCCAGATCCGCAAGGAGATCGAGAACTCCGACTCCGATTACGACCGCGAGAAGCTTCAGGAGCGCCTGGCCAAGCTCGCTGGTGGCGTCGCCGTGATCAAGGCGGGTGCAGCCACTGAGGTTGAGCTGAAGGAGCGCAAGCACCGCATTGAAGATGCCGTGCGTAACGCCAAGGCTGCGGTTGAAGAAGGCATCGTCGCCGGTGGTGGCGTGGCTCTTCTGCAGGCAGGCAAAGAGGTATTCGGTTCGCTGTCGCTCGAGGGCGACGAGGCTACCGGTGCCAACATCGTGAAGGTTGCCATCGAGGCTCCGCTGAAGCAGATCGCTGTGAACGCTGGTCTCGAGGGCGGCGTCGTCGCGGAAAAGGTGAAGGGTCTGCCGGTTGGCGAGGGCCTGAACGCTGCGACCGGCGAGTACGAGAACCTGATCGGCGCTGGCATCATCGACCCGGTGAAGGTGACCCGTTCGGCTCTTCAGAACGCGGCTTCCATTGCGGGTCTGTTCCTGACCACCGAGGCTGTTGTCGCCGACAAGCCGGAGCCGCCGAAGCCGGCTGCCGGTGGCGAAGACATGGGCATGGGTGGAATGGGCGGCATGATGTGA
- a CDS encoding polysaccharide deacetylase family protein — MPSDRLVAGVSNGPASGRGGARTRPGRRSLVTAGIGVGACALGAGSTAVAGEQWMRRELRRNAAPPRDERTADEIAPAVLFRRQVAERVIALTFDDGPDPRWTPQVLDFLGRHGARATFFELGEFAAKHPDLTREVIAHGHEVALHGYDHTNLGPEPLEVVTDQVRRGLDALRAAGAGPVLWRPPYGGLSAPVLFTAARAGLDLVLWSHHVTGAEPGWCREQVQRLATPGSIVLAHDGRGDPTDALMRELDRLVAEMTADGWRFVTVSELHSLPGQ; from the coding sequence ATGCCTTCTGACCGTCTAGTCGCCGGCGTGTCCAATGGGCCTGCGTCGGGCAGAGGGGGTGCACGCACCCGTCCAGGTCGCCGTTCCCTGGTGACGGCGGGGATTGGGGTCGGGGCATGCGCCTTAGGGGCCGGTTCAACAGCCGTGGCGGGTGAGCAGTGGATGCGGCGTGAACTGCGGCGCAATGCGGCCCCTCCGCGCGATGAACGAACCGCTGATGAAATTGCCCCCGCGGTCTTGTTTCGGCGACAGGTGGCTGAACGCGTGATCGCTTTGACCTTCGACGATGGACCGGATCCTCGCTGGACTCCCCAGGTGCTGGACTTCCTGGGTCGTCACGGGGCGAGGGCCACATTTTTTGAGCTCGGTGAGTTTGCTGCGAAACATCCCGACCTGACTCGGGAGGTGATCGCCCACGGCCACGAGGTGGCGTTGCACGGGTATGACCACACCAATCTGGGCCCGGAACCGCTTGAGGTGGTGACCGACCAGGTTCGTCGTGGTCTGGATGCGTTGCGCGCTGCCGGAGCAGGTCCTGTTTTGTGGCGGCCCCCGTACGGAGGGTTGAGCGCCCCGGTCCTGTTTACTGCCGCCCGGGCCGGTCTTGATCTGGTGCTGTGGTCCCATCATGTCACCGGGGCTGAACCCGGGTGGTGTCGCGAGCAGGTGCAACGGCTGGCAACCCCTGGGTCCATTGTGCTGGCTCATGATGGGCGGGGTGATCCCACCGATGCGTTGATGCGTGAGCTCGACCGCCTCGTCGCTGAGATGACAGCGGATGGATGGCGTTTCGTCACGGTCAGCGAGCTGCACTCGCTCCCCGGGCAGTAG
- a CDS encoding LytR C-terminal domain-containing protein, translated as MADSDYPHPPDEFDFEAQQTRHQGAHRAEEPFWRRNLVYLIVGAVALIAVLALVISLIVTGGGVGDKGSQPSAEPTAAGPSGSPTHNPQPPAAVDKTLKVRVLNGSGISGLAGDWKRSLQRSGWTNVGTGNSANRQQDPIVFYKNEANRGAAEALAQEVGAGQPQQSSDYESPITFIATREPGN; from the coding sequence GTGGCTGATTCCGACTACCCGCACCCGCCCGACGAGTTTGACTTTGAGGCGCAGCAGACACGACACCAAGGCGCACACCGCGCTGAGGAGCCATTTTGGCGCCGGAACCTGGTCTACCTCATCGTCGGTGCGGTCGCGCTAATCGCTGTCCTTGCCCTCGTGATTTCTCTGATCGTCACGGGCGGGGGTGTCGGAGACAAAGGATCGCAGCCATCGGCGGAACCCACGGCAGCCGGTCCAAGTGGATCGCCGACACACAATCCGCAGCCACCCGCTGCCGTGGATAAGACGCTGAAGGTCCGGGTGCTCAACGGCAGTGGTATCAGCGGTTTGGCGGGCGACTGGAAGCGGTCTTTGCAACGCAGCGGTTGGACCAATGTCGGGACGGGCAACTCCGCTAATCGGCAGCAGGATCCGATCGTGTTCTACAAAAATGAGGCGAACCGAGGAGCAGCTGAAGCCCTGGCTCAGGAAGTTGGGGCGGGACAGCCGCAGCAATCCTCCGACTACGAATCTCCGATCACGTTCATTGCCACGCGTGAACCGGGGAACTGA
- a CDS encoding DUF3263 domain-containing protein, translating to MSPAIDSGGPNSQADHALTDLERRILELEAQTFRYAGAKERRIREDLGLSPTVYLIRLNRLLDNPAALAAAPALINRLRARRISSRTASSAQ from the coding sequence ATGTCCCCTGCCATCGACTCGGGCGGTCCCAACAGCCAAGCAGACCATGCTCTGACTGATCTGGAACGCCGCATCCTCGAACTCGAAGCGCAGACATTCCGATACGCCGGAGCGAAGGAACGACGCATCCGTGAGGACTTGGGATTGAGCCCGACTGTCTACCTGATCCGGCTCAATCGTCTGCTGGATAACCCGGCTGCGCTCGCCGCTGCACCGGCTCTGATCAACCGTCTGCGTGCTCGCCGGATCAGCAGTCGCACGGCATCCTCTGCGCAATAG
- a CDS encoding uracil-DNA glycosylase, which yields MSRPLAEIIAPDWAHALAPVENLIHELGEFLRVESRAGRRYLPAGDRVLRAFTRPMSEVKVLIVGQDPYPTPGHAVGLSFSVERDVRPLPRSLTNIYAELSSDLDITPAPHGDLSAWADQGVLLLNRVLSVQAGTPGSHRGKGWETVTECAIKALVARGGQLVAVLWGRDAQSLTPWLGNVPCVASAHPSPLSASRGFFGSRPFSRVNELLGQQGASPVDWRLHD from the coding sequence ATGTCGCGTCCTTTGGCAGAGATCATCGCCCCCGACTGGGCTCACGCCCTCGCCCCGGTGGAGAACCTGATTCATGAGCTCGGAGAGTTCTTGCGCGTCGAAAGCCGTGCAGGCCGGCGATATCTTCCCGCCGGCGATCGCGTTTTGAGGGCTTTTACCCGCCCGATGTCCGAGGTAAAGGTGCTGATCGTGGGGCAAGATCCGTACCCCACGCCCGGACACGCCGTGGGGTTGTCGTTTTCAGTCGAGCGCGATGTTCGGCCTTTGCCGCGCTCGCTGACCAATATTTACGCGGAACTGTCTTCCGACCTGGACATCACTCCCGCCCCTCATGGGGATTTATCAGCCTGGGCGGACCAGGGGGTGTTGCTGCTCAACAGGGTGCTGTCGGTGCAAGCGGGCACTCCGGGCTCCCACCGCGGTAAAGGCTGGGAAACAGTGACCGAATGTGCCATTAAGGCGCTGGTAGCTCGGGGCGGTCAGCTAGTTGCAGTGCTCTGGGGCCGCGATGCGCAGTCGCTCACCCCGTGGCTCGGGAATGTCCCCTGTGTGGCTTCGGCCCATCCGAGTCCGCTGTCGGCGTCCCGCGGTTTCTTCGGGTCGCGTCCGTTTTCCCGGGTCAACGAATTGCTCGGACAGCAGGGCGCTTCGCCGGTCGATTGGCGTCTTCACGATTAA
- a CDS encoding siderophore-interacting protein, with product MTRTRRAIACLDAEVLATRDLSPAFRRITFGGPGLDRFGLTEDVLDLRIKLVVPTLQAAPQTQRFDLPAFIDSFDGEDFSWYQPWLRLPETDRGVMRTYTVRTWRPGPGGVGGEIDVDVVMHTDADGRGGPAAAWAAEARPGDTIFILGPDYTAEGECSAIEFRPGSAEQILLAGDETAVPAMGSILSSLPETARGAALLEVPTSQDILDDVRCASPHMDIVWLPRDGARLGERLDQAVRDLASASVSSHRIDDAVFDGDRTRRSDRRHDGDRCERSDCRHNGGRAGHDGDRAGHDEVDTDDPLLWDVPRNADSVVPRGSAVGDACATSDLYAWIAGESGVVKGIRRYLVRDLGIDRRQVAFMGYWCRGRALS from the coding sequence ATGACTCGGACTCGTCGTGCCATCGCCTGCTTAGATGCCGAAGTGCTCGCGACCCGGGACTTATCGCCTGCCTTTCGTCGCATCACGTTCGGCGGGCCGGGCCTTGACCGATTCGGTCTTACCGAAGATGTCCTTGACCTGCGGATCAAGCTGGTGGTTCCCACTCTTCAGGCCGCGCCGCAGACCCAACGCTTTGACCTGCCTGCCTTCATCGATTCATTCGACGGCGAGGACTTTTCTTGGTATCAGCCCTGGTTGCGCCTCCCCGAAACCGACCGTGGCGTCATGCGCACCTACACCGTCCGTACGTGGCGGCCCGGGCCAGGAGGCGTCGGAGGCGAAATTGACGTCGACGTGGTCATGCACACTGACGCTGACGGGCGAGGAGGCCCAGCTGCGGCGTGGGCGGCTGAGGCGCGCCCCGGCGACACCATTTTCATTCTGGGTCCCGACTACACCGCCGAGGGAGAGTGTTCCGCCATTGAATTCAGGCCCGGTTCAGCTGAGCAGATCTTGCTGGCAGGAGACGAAACCGCGGTCCCGGCCATGGGCTCGATCCTCAGTTCTTTACCGGAGACAGCTCGCGGCGCCGCTTTACTGGAAGTGCCGACTTCCCAGGACATCCTCGACGATGTGCGCTGTGCCAGCCCGCATATGGATATCGTGTGGCTTCCGCGCGATGGCGCGCGACTGGGGGAGCGACTAGACCAGGCGGTACGTGACCTTGCCTCTGCGTCCGTAAGTTCTCACCGCATCGACGACGCGGTGTTTGACGGAGATCGCACACGCCGCAGTGACCGTCGTCATGACGGTGACCGCTGTGAGCGCAGTGACTGTCGTCATAACGGTGGCCGCGCTGGTCATGACGGTGACCGCGCTGGTCATGACGAGGTCGATACCGATGACCCGCTGCTGTGGGATGTGCCCCGCAATGCAGACTCCGTCGTGCCGCGGGGTTCAGCTGTCGGTGATGCCTGCGCGACGTCAGATCTGTACGCCTGGATTGCGGGAGAGTCAGGTGTGGTTAAAGGGATACGCCGGTATCTCGTCCGCGACCTCGGGATAGATCGTCGCCAAGTGGCGTTTATGGGGTACTGGTGTCGCGGCCGGGCGCTCAGCTGA
- a CDS encoding TetR/AcrR family transcriptional regulator, whose translation MPKSRSHDEALRGDLVLQAAQMLAENGADGLSLRDLASAANTSTTAIYTLFGGKQELIDAVLAEGFASFSISQASVELGDDPRRTLVALSHAYRAWALENPALYGVMFSRPAIEVDPSSVLASTMIASIGPLREACELLARAADENTDEDPNQNTPRRIQTNTHRFQHTPHADSLARTLWAALHGWVELERQGLLGGPLDPFTCGTTRATSENYPDTDTTFEHFVAGVVAGLH comes from the coding sequence ATGCCAAAATCCCGTTCACATGATGAGGCTCTGCGCGGGGATCTCGTGCTTCAAGCCGCACAGATGCTCGCTGAGAACGGAGCCGACGGGTTATCTCTGCGAGATCTCGCCAGCGCCGCCAACACCTCCACCACCGCGATTTACACGCTCTTTGGCGGCAAGCAGGAACTGATCGACGCAGTCCTCGCCGAAGGGTTCGCAAGCTTCAGTATTTCCCAGGCATCGGTTGAGCTTGGCGACGATCCGCGCCGCACCCTGGTGGCGCTCAGCCACGCCTACCGCGCATGGGCGCTGGAGAATCCTGCCCTGTACGGGGTCATGTTCAGCCGGCCAGCGATCGAGGTCGACCCGTCCTCGGTGCTCGCCTCCACCATGATTGCCTCCATCGGCCCCCTGCGCGAAGCCTGCGAGCTGCTAGCCCGCGCTGCTGACGAAAACACCGACGAAGACCCCAACCAAAACACCCCGCGCCGCATCCAGACGAATACTCACCGCTTCCAGCACACCCCCCATGCGGATTCGCTGGCTCGCACCCTGTGGGCCGCCCTCCATGGCTGGGTGGAATTAGAGCGACAAGGCTTACTCGGGGGCCCGCTCGATCCCTTTACCTGCGGCACCACGCGGGCAACCAGCGAGAATTATCCCGACACCGACACAACGTTTGAACACTTCGTGGCGGGGGTCGTCGCTGGTCTGCACTAA
- a CDS encoding DsbA family protein, translating to MTPPSKGSASESAKDKRAAQREALRQQREAELRRQRRLRTIIITAGVIIALAIVSGIGYAIYRSVEPDKPVTPPPGIAQGASYLELGPGEGSGKPVVDVYVDFMCPACGAFTHASGPDLQKVVANNEATVRFHPRTFLNRMSTTGDFSSRAANAAVCVYADNKANYMKFDELMFANQPPEGSAGLPNKQITDLATQAGAGPKVAECIADGTYIPWVEKVVEVEAQKDTQGTPTILINGKQWKGDFTSPGELGKAIEAARAGA from the coding sequence ATGACCCCGCCCAGCAAGGGTTCCGCGTCAGAGTCCGCGAAGGACAAGCGCGCGGCCCAACGCGAAGCATTGCGCCAGCAGCGAGAAGCGGAACTGCGTAGGCAGCGCCGTCTGAGGACCATCATCATTACCGCGGGCGTGATTATTGCGCTCGCTATCGTGTCCGGCATTGGATATGCGATTTATCGCAGCGTGGAGCCGGACAAGCCGGTGACGCCACCTCCCGGGATTGCCCAGGGTGCGAGCTACCTGGAGCTCGGTCCGGGAGAGGGATCGGGCAAGCCGGTCGTTGACGTGTACGTCGACTTTATGTGCCCAGCCTGTGGTGCATTCACTCACGCATCTGGCCCCGACTTGCAAAAGGTTGTCGCTAACAACGAAGCCACCGTGCGTTTCCACCCCCGGACGTTCCTGAACCGCATGTCAACCACCGGTGATTTCTCCAGCCGGGCCGCGAACGCCGCGGTGTGTGTGTACGCGGACAACAAAGCCAATTACATGAAGTTCGACGAGCTGATGTTTGCTAACCAGCCGCCGGAAGGTTCAGCGGGCCTGCCGAATAAGCAGATTACCGACCTTGCCACCCAGGCGGGTGCCGGCCCCAAGGTGGCAGAGTGCATTGCTGATGGCACCTACATTCCGTGGGTTGAGAAGGTTGTTGAGGTGGAAGCTCAAAAAGATACCCAGGGCACTCCCACCATCTTGATTAACGGTAAGCAGTGGAAGGGTGACTTTACGTCGCCCGGAGAATTGGGCAAGGCAATCGAGGCTGCTCGCGCGGGTGCCTAA